A genome region from Leifsonia sp. Root112D2 includes the following:
- a CDS encoding IclR family transcriptional regulator: MARPTVQDTRSSLRRALDLLDAFSPDATELTMRELAARSGVSRSTTHRLVTELLEWGALERGKRGVRLGIKLFELGAMAPTQGTMREAASPFLHTLNEVTHLTANLAIREGAHIVYLEKIGSRTLRVPHSRLGGRGALHATGLGKAILAFSPPAEIAEYATAPLAAITSKTITDETVLTRELAGIRRTGVALDVEESLLGLFCVAAPIRDARGTAIAAVSVTGATARSQAERFSPTVIATARAIEHRLSSLEA, translated from the coding sequence ATGGCCCGTCCCACTGTGCAGGACACGCGATCGTCTCTGCGTCGTGCTCTTGACCTGCTCGATGCGTTTTCTCCGGATGCCACGGAACTCACGATGCGCGAACTCGCCGCGCGCTCGGGAGTCTCGAGATCGACAACGCATCGACTCGTCACCGAACTTCTCGAGTGGGGCGCCCTGGAGCGTGGCAAGCGTGGCGTGCGCCTCGGCATCAAGTTGTTTGAGCTCGGTGCCATGGCGCCGACACAGGGCACGATGCGGGAGGCGGCATCACCGTTTCTGCACACGCTGAACGAGGTGACTCACCTGACGGCCAATCTCGCCATTCGTGAGGGCGCTCACATCGTGTATCTCGAGAAGATCGGCTCCCGCACCCTACGGGTGCCGCACTCGAGGCTGGGCGGTCGCGGGGCGCTGCACGCGACGGGCCTCGGCAAGGCGATACTCGCCTTCTCCCCGCCGGCGGAGATCGCAGAATACGCCACCGCCCCGCTGGCGGCCATCACCTCGAAGACCATCACCGACGAGACGGTGCTCACGCGCGAGCTGGCGGGCATCCGGCGCACTGGCGTTGCACTCGACGTTGAGGAATCGCTGCTCGGCCTGTTCTGTGTCGCCGCGCCGATTCGTGATGCGCGGGGAACGGCAATAGCGGCAGTCTCCGTGACCGGGGCCACGGCCCGTTCGCAGGCCGAGCGATTCAGCCCCACGGTGATAGCCACCGCGCGGGCGATTGAGCATCGCCTCAGCTCGCTGGAGGCGTGA
- a CDS encoding DUF6282 family protein → MSVAEDAPVLSPTPSPALLKVLNGAVDLHVHSGPSPFPRRLNHVEASYDAARIGMRAILIKSHHHNTVMDLLAMQDLLKDAPTPAYGGVALNSEVGGINPSAVAVAIQMGGRAVWGPTVSAGQHIRAHNHDDGFPTAGSNLEEKEVSIFDASGAVSAETVRVTQLIAEANIMLTGGHLDGESMKAFFATAKANGVHRLLLHHPDFIVNASETDVEEMVGYGAFVEHEMSMYHPGVEAPGFPIQQLVDWIEKIGPERTIIDSDLGQKGNPLPVDGYIYVIQQLLDHGISEKDVRQMICYNTAYLLGLEQTNKAH, encoded by the coding sequence ATGTCTGTCGCCGAAGACGCACCGGTCCTGTCACCCACGCCCTCGCCTGCGCTGCTCAAGGTTCTGAACGGAGCCGTCGACCTGCACGTGCACTCGGGTCCGAGCCCGTTCCCCCGGCGGTTGAACCACGTGGAGGCCTCCTACGATGCCGCGCGCATCGGAATGCGGGCGATCCTGATCAAGTCCCACCACCACAACACCGTGATGGATCTTCTCGCGATGCAGGATCTGCTGAAGGATGCGCCGACGCCGGCATACGGCGGCGTCGCGTTGAATTCCGAGGTCGGAGGCATTAACCCCTCCGCCGTGGCCGTGGCCATTCAGATGGGCGGGCGGGCGGTGTGGGGGCCGACCGTCTCGGCCGGCCAGCACATCCGGGCGCACAATCATGACGACGGCTTCCCCACCGCCGGATCGAACCTGGAGGAGAAGGAAGTCTCCATCTTCGACGCTTCCGGTGCCGTCTCGGCCGAGACCGTGCGGGTGACGCAACTGATCGCCGAGGCGAACATCATGCTCACCGGCGGCCACCTCGACGGCGAATCCATGAAGGCGTTCTTCGCCACCGCCAAAGCCAACGGCGTGCACCGGCTGCTGCTGCACCACCCCGACTTCATCGTGAACGCCAGCGAGACCGACGTGGAAGAAATGGTGGGCTACGGCGCCTTCGTCGAACACGAGATGTCGATGTATCACCCCGGTGTCGAGGCGCCCGGTTTTCCGATCCAGCAACTCGTGGACTGGATCGAGAAGATCGGCCCCGAGCGCACCATCATCGACTCCGACCTCGGCCAAAAGGGCAACCCGCTCCCCGTTGACGGCTACATCTACGTCATTCAGCAGTTGCTCGACCACGGCATCTCCGAAAAGGATGTGCGTCAAATGATCTGCTACAACACCGCCTACCTGCTCGGTCTCGAGCAAACGAACAAAGCGCACTGA
- a CDS encoding NAD-dependent succinate-semialdehyde dehydrogenase, with protein MTYIADLFIDGEWRAGSSGERFDVIDPSDLSVIARFAVASEADCMAAVDAAASAQAAWAATAARERSELLRAAYDIFTDELEQFAEIMVRENGKAWSDAIGEANYAKEFFRWFSEEAVRIPGDFRLSPSGDKRILVDRQPIGVSLLITPWNFPAAMATRKIAPALAAGCTTILKPARETPLTAAYVVDVLRRAGVPSGVVNLVTPVPTGPNVAKMIDRPEVRKLSFTGSTEVGRDLLRACADSVVSASMELGGNAPVIVLPGADMDVTIEGAVLAKMRNGGSACTAANRFYVHASLHDEFVERMNVALGEFTTGPGLDRSNQLGAMVSVTERDKVAGLVDAAVADGATVVRGGKASEAGAFYDATLVTGVQHGSRITMNEIFGPVTAVVRYDDVDEAVRMANDTIYGLMAYVFGEEREAMAVAHRLEAGMIAINRGVVSDPAAPFGGVKQSGLGREGSSEGILEYLEEKYIAVTA; from the coding sequence ATGACATACATCGCAGACCTCTTCATCGATGGCGAATGGCGGGCCGGCAGCTCGGGCGAGAGATTCGATGTCATCGACCCCTCCGACCTGTCGGTGATAGCTCGCTTCGCCGTGGCGAGCGAAGCCGATTGCATGGCCGCCGTCGACGCGGCCGCGAGCGCCCAGGCGGCCTGGGCCGCGACCGCCGCGCGCGAACGCAGCGAACTGCTTCGCGCCGCCTATGACATCTTCACGGACGAACTCGAGCAGTTCGCCGAAATCATGGTGCGCGAGAACGGCAAGGCCTGGAGTGATGCGATAGGCGAGGCCAACTATGCCAAGGAGTTCTTCCGCTGGTTCTCCGAGGAGGCGGTGCGCATACCCGGCGACTTTCGGCTCTCCCCCAGCGGCGACAAGCGCATTCTCGTCGACCGCCAGCCGATCGGGGTCTCGCTGCTGATCACTCCGTGGAATTTTCCTGCCGCGATGGCGACGAGAAAGATCGCGCCCGCACTGGCGGCAGGATGCACGACCATTCTCAAGCCGGCTCGGGAGACCCCGCTCACCGCCGCGTACGTCGTCGACGTTCTGCGCCGCGCCGGGGTGCCGTCCGGCGTCGTCAACCTCGTCACGCCGGTGCCGACCGGTCCGAACGTCGCGAAGATGATCGACCGCCCCGAGGTGAGAAAGCTCTCCTTCACCGGATCGACCGAGGTCGGCCGCGATCTGCTGCGCGCCTGTGCCGACAGCGTCGTGAGCGCATCCATGGAGCTGGGCGGCAACGCCCCGGTCATCGTGCTGCCGGGCGCCGACATGGACGTCACGATCGAGGGGGCGGTGCTTGCGAAGATGCGCAACGGCGGCTCCGCGTGCACCGCGGCGAATCGCTTCTATGTGCATGCGTCGCTGCACGACGAGTTCGTGGAGCGCATGAACGTGGCCCTCGGAGAATTCACGACCGGACCCGGACTGGACCGCTCCAACCAGCTCGGTGCCATGGTCTCGGTCACCGAACGCGACAAGGTCGCGGGCCTCGTCGATGCCGCCGTCGCCGACGGCGCGACGGTGGTGCGCGGCGGAAAGGCGTCGGAGGCGGGCGCCTTCTACGACGCGACGCTGGTCACGGGGGTGCAGCACGGCTCCCGCATCACGATGAACGAGATCTTCGGCCCGGTGACGGCGGTCGTGCGCTACGACGACGTGGACGAGGCCGTGCGCATGGCCAACGACACGATCTACGGGCTCATGGCCTACGTCTTCGGTGAGGAGCGCGAGGCCATGGCCGTCGCGCATCGTCTCGAGGCGGGAATGATCGCGATCAACCGTGGAGTCGTGAGCGATCCTGCCGCCCCGTTCGGAGGAGTCAAGCAGAGCGGGCTCGGCCGAGAGGGCAGCTCAGAGGGCATCCTCGAGTATCTCGAGGAGAAGTACATCGCCGTGACCGCGTGA
- a CDS encoding IclR family transcriptional regulator translates to MDAIKGAQVVSRVGLLLRTVSGGPVTGMTSAEIVASTDLTRPTTHRLLAALAAEGLVDQDRRSGRWFPGPELYLMGSVSASRYDVTETARETVRSIAARTGESAFFSARRGDETVCLIDEEGSFPLRSFVLHEGIRFPLGVASAGLVILAFLPEGQAESYFRRHPELSEKWGGQHSEPAVTQRAAETRRRGYSVNPGLVVEGSYGMAAAVFGRNGEPSWALSITGVESRFPAARRAELGALLLDQAHELGKRLQDDAASARAITPPAS, encoded by the coding sequence ATGGATGCGATCAAAGGAGCACAGGTCGTCTCGCGCGTCGGCCTGTTGCTGCGCACCGTGAGCGGCGGGCCCGTGACCGGCATGACCAGCGCCGAGATCGTGGCATCAACCGACCTCACCCGGCCGACCACCCACCGGCTGCTCGCCGCCCTCGCCGCCGAAGGACTTGTCGATCAGGACCGCCGTTCAGGCCGGTGGTTTCCCGGCCCCGAGCTGTACCTCATGGGCTCGGTCTCCGCCTCACGCTACGACGTCACGGAGACCGCTCGCGAGACCGTGCGCTCCATCGCTGCCCGCACGGGCGAGAGCGCCTTCTTCTCCGCTCGCCGAGGCGACGAGACGGTGTGCCTCATCGACGAGGAGGGAAGTTTTCCGCTCCGCTCCTTTGTTCTGCACGAGGGCATCCGCTTTCCCCTCGGCGTTGCCTCCGCCGGGCTGGTGATCCTCGCCTTCCTGCCGGAGGGGCAGGCCGAGTCCTACTTTCGCAGGCATCCTGAGCTCTCTGAGAAGTGGGGAGGCCAGCACTCCGAGCCTGCCGTGACCCAACGCGCCGCAGAGACGAGACGCCGCGGCTATTCGGTGAATCCGGGGCTGGTCGTCGAGGGCAGTTATGGCATGGCCGCGGCCGTCTTCGGGCGAAACGGCGAGCCATCCTGGGCGCTCAGCATCACGGGTGTCGAGTCGCGTTTTCCTGCTGCGCGCCGGGCAGAACTCGGTGCTCTCCTGCTCGACCAGGCACACGAACTCGGCAAGCGGCTGCAGGATGACGCGGCCTCTGCGCGGGCGATCACGCCTCCAGCGAGCTGA
- a CDS encoding IclR family transcriptional regulator, protein MSGEPFSPAEETGGVVVARPDGERGSIQSIERAAMVLSLFDQDTRVLTPVIVSERLGLNRTTAHRYLQSLQVSGFLSAGHGPGPLLDQLSGLVSERQQLLALAPSVMRQLSDRTGLTAVLSFLGRSGAIVTLVEEAHEGTIILTVRVGTVLEVKAAQSRVLLAFQADPSVVDKLLVTLSSADARAEQAQFVTARRDRLSWGDLGRVGLASVAAPIFGGRDVQAAMALIGTTAMLSPEDAESAGRVQLLQSAAERLGAVGGS, encoded by the coding sequence ATGAGCGGTGAACCGTTCTCGCCGGCCGAGGAGACAGGCGGGGTCGTGGTTGCGCGTCCCGACGGCGAGCGGGGATCGATCCAGTCGATCGAACGTGCGGCGATGGTGCTCTCACTTTTCGACCAGGACACGCGCGTGCTGACGCCGGTCATCGTTTCGGAGCGACTCGGGCTCAATCGCACGACGGCACATCGCTATCTTCAATCGCTGCAGGTCTCGGGATTTCTCAGTGCCGGTCACGGGCCAGGGCCCCTGCTGGACCAGCTGTCCGGTCTCGTCTCCGAACGGCAGCAGCTGCTCGCCCTGGCGCCCTCCGTCATGCGCCAGCTCTCCGACCGCACCGGGCTCACCGCGGTTCTGAGCTTCCTGGGCCGCTCCGGTGCCATAGTGACCCTTGTCGAAGAGGCCCACGAGGGCACGATCATTCTGACGGTGCGTGTCGGCACCGTGCTCGAAGTGAAGGCGGCGCAATCGCGCGTGTTGCTCGCGTTCCAAGCGGACCCGAGTGTGGTCGACAAACTTCTCGTCACACTCAGCTCCGCCGACGCGCGGGCGGAGCAGGCGCAGTTCGTCACCGCGCGGCGTGATCGCCTCTCCTGGGGCGATCTCGGTCGCGTGGGGCTCGCATCGGTTGCCGCGCCGATTTTCGGCGGCCGCGACGTGCAGGCGGCAATGGCACTCATCGGCACCACAGCGATGCTCTCCCCGGAGGATGCCGAGTCGGCTGGGCGCGTGCAATTGCTGCAGTCGGCCGCCGAACGACTCGGCGCAGTGGGAGGATCCTGA
- a CDS encoding iron-containing alcohol dehydrogenase, giving the protein MITSPPTGTLRLPSRIHFGYGVRAQLPELLGAHGRRVLAVIDPFLTGTDLVLEVLGGLKAAGLEVQVYSDIQPELPVESLDAAGAFARDFAPDAVLAIGGGSAIDAAKLISLLVSHPGPLSRYYGENAVPGPVLPIVAVPTTAGTGSEVTPVAVVSDPSKALKVGISSPHLIPVAAVVDPEFTLGAPPSVTAFSGIDALVHSVESYTAAALHPDWSATLPVFTGLNSFSEMLALHAVEMLGGWLATAVAEPGNREARQQVALGSLLAGMSFGPTGTHLSHALQYPIGAMTKTPHGLGTGLMLPYVVDAMRADAASAERVARIGTALGSSATQKSEQAQDAVTAIVELNRKIGVPSTLAEIGIARDQLGHIAELGLASGRLIAIAPIQTTQQSLVDILDNAYSGHLRTGSNS; this is encoded by the coding sequence ATGATCACCTCCCCACCGACGGGTACGCTGCGGCTGCCCAGTCGCATCCACTTCGGGTACGGCGTGCGCGCCCAGCTCCCCGAACTGCTGGGCGCCCACGGCCGCCGAGTGCTCGCCGTCATCGACCCGTTCCTCACCGGCACAGATCTCGTTCTCGAGGTGCTTGGGGGGCTGAAAGCTGCCGGGCTTGAGGTGCAGGTATACAGCGACATTCAGCCCGAACTGCCGGTTGAGTCGCTGGATGCCGCGGGGGCCTTCGCACGCGACTTCGCACCGGATGCCGTACTCGCCATAGGAGGCGGAAGCGCGATAGATGCCGCGAAGCTCATCAGCCTGCTCGTCTCGCACCCGGGCCCGCTGTCGCGCTACTACGGGGAGAATGCGGTGCCCGGGCCTGTCCTTCCCATCGTCGCGGTGCCCACTACGGCCGGAACCGGTTCCGAGGTGACGCCCGTGGCGGTGGTGTCGGACCCCAGCAAGGCGCTCAAGGTGGGCATCTCGAGCCCGCACCTCATCCCGGTGGCGGCCGTTGTGGATCCCGAGTTCACGCTCGGTGCCCCGCCCTCGGTGACGGCGTTCTCGGGCATCGACGCCCTCGTGCACTCGGTGGAGTCGTACACGGCCGCGGCGCTGCATCCGGATTGGTCGGCCACTCTTCCGGTCTTCACCGGGCTCAACTCGTTTTCTGAGATGCTCGCCCTGCACGCCGTCGAAATGCTCGGCGGCTGGCTTGCCACTGCTGTCGCCGAGCCGGGCAATCGCGAGGCGCGGCAACAGGTGGCGCTTGGAAGCCTGCTCGCCGGCATGTCGTTCGGGCCGACGGGAACCCACCTCTCCCACGCGCTGCAGTACCCGATCGGCGCCATGACCAAGACTCCGCATGGGCTCGGCACGGGCTTGATGCTGCCCTACGTGGTCGATGCCATGCGGGCGGATGCGGCCAGCGCCGAGCGCGTGGCCCGGATCGGCACCGCGCTCGGCTCCTCAGCCACGCAGAAGTCAGAGCAGGCCCAGGATGCCGTCACGGCGATCGTCGAGCTCAATCGAAAGATAGGGGTCCCCTCCACGCTTGCCGAAATCGGAATCGCCCGCGACCAGCTTGGCCACATCGCCGAACTGGGGCTCGCTTCCGGCCGACTCATCGCCATCGCCCCCATCCAGACAACCCAACAGTCCCTCGTGGACATCCTCGACAACGCCTACAGCGGGCACCTTCGCACCGGGAGCAATTCATGA
- a CDS encoding IclR family transcriptional regulator, translating into MTNNDKASEVSSSDIQAVSRVGQICSLFGPDTTELTAADVAERLGLNRTTAYRYCASLVTAEILDRGPRRGTFILGGLMMQLGIHALGRNRVVEIAPPYLEKLATAAHMTAVLSIWGAHGPVTAVVREDSTRTVFVTVKAGSQLDRTASQAHVFLAHQKDQTGFDRMVADASPSERADLEAAVYTARRTGHSFVSHAGGVFGVAVPVFDEHGICATVALLGAGEASSLSADSPAFAQLIDTAAVLSRELGGHEGQ; encoded by the coding sequence ATGACGAACAATGACAAGGCCAGCGAGGTATCCTCCTCCGACATTCAGGCCGTCTCCCGTGTGGGCCAGATCTGTTCCCTGTTCGGTCCTGATACGACCGAACTGACGGCGGCGGATGTTGCCGAACGGCTCGGTCTGAACCGAACGACCGCGTACCGCTATTGCGCGTCGCTCGTCACCGCCGAGATACTCGATCGCGGGCCGCGCCGGGGCACCTTCATTCTGGGTGGCCTCATGATGCAGCTCGGCATTCACGCCCTCGGGCGCAATCGGGTCGTGGAGATCGCGCCGCCCTACCTCGAGAAGCTCGCCACGGCCGCACACATGACCGCCGTGCTCAGCATCTGGGGCGCACACGGCCCCGTCACGGCGGTCGTGCGGGAGGACTCCACCCGCACGGTGTTCGTGACGGTGAAGGCCGGATCCCAGCTTGACCGCACCGCCTCCCAGGCGCATGTTTTTCTCGCACACCAGAAGGACCAGACCGGTTTCGATCGCATGGTGGCGGATGCGTCGCCGAGCGAGCGAGCCGACCTCGAGGCCGCGGTCTACACCGCGCGTCGCACCGGGCATTCTTTCGTCAGTCACGCGGGGGGCGTCTTTGGTGTTGCCGTTCCCGTGTTCGACGAGCACGGCATCTGTGCGACGGTTGCGCTGCTCGGCGCCGGCGAGGCCAGCAGCCTTTCAGCAGATTCTCCTGCGTTCGCTCAACTCATCGACACGGCGGCCGTGCTCAGCAGGGAGCTCGGCGGTCACGAAGGACAATGA
- a CDS encoding cyclase family protein yields MPTYDELATAQPPGSSWNVFGRDDQLGTVNFLTPERVADAARLIRTGRRFSLDYALNAFDPYPTGTRPATEHHVFANNEFHRDDWLDSFYLQSTSQLDSLRHIGHPEHGFYNGLPAADNNQGSTQLGIHNWSDSGIAGRGVLLDVQRFFENEGRPFDCEQTVVLDASTLDEIAESQNVSWSGGDMLLLRTGWSENYVAKSRDERIEFNSRNKSPGLAQREEILRWLWDREIALVASDTPAVEADPVIDSDFRLADEKVPERGVNHSGMLHRPLIALLGMAVGELWKVDDLAADCAADGVYEFFLTCKPLNIVGGVGSPPNAMAIK; encoded by the coding sequence GTGCCAACATACGACGAGCTCGCCACCGCGCAGCCTCCCGGCTCGAGCTGGAACGTCTTCGGACGCGACGATCAGCTGGGAACCGTCAATTTTCTGACGCCCGAACGCGTTGCCGATGCTGCGCGCTTGATTCGCACCGGCCGTCGCTTCAGCCTGGACTACGCGCTCAACGCCTTCGACCCCTACCCGACAGGCACGCGACCGGCAACCGAGCACCATGTCTTCGCCAACAACGAGTTCCATCGTGACGACTGGCTGGATTCGTTCTACCTGCAGTCCACCTCCCAGCTCGACTCGCTGCGTCACATCGGCCACCCGGAGCATGGTTTCTACAATGGGCTCCCCGCCGCCGACAACAACCAGGGCTCGACCCAGCTGGGCATCCATAACTGGTCCGACTCGGGCATCGCGGGCCGGGGCGTTCTGCTGGATGTCCAGCGCTTCTTCGAGAACGAAGGCCGCCCATTCGACTGTGAGCAGACCGTCGTTCTCGACGCATCCACGCTGGATGAGATCGCCGAGTCGCAGAACGTCTCGTGGAGCGGCGGGGACATGCTGCTGCTGCGAACGGGCTGGTCGGAGAATTATGTCGCGAAGTCCCGCGACGAGCGCATCGAGTTCAACTCGCGCAATAAGTCGCCGGGTCTCGCCCAGCGGGAGGAGATCCTGCGGTGGCTGTGGGACAGGGAGATCGCGCTCGTTGCCAGCGACACCCCGGCCGTCGAGGCCGATCCGGTCATCGATTCAGATTTTCGGCTTGCCGACGAGAAGGTTCCCGAGCGTGGAGTGAACCACAGCGGCATGCTGCACCGCCCGCTCATAGCGCTGCTCGGCATGGCGGTCGGCGAGCTCTGGAAGGTTGACGACCTCGCCGCCGACTGCGCGGCCGATGGCGTCTACGAGTTCTTCCTCACCTGCAAGCCGCTCAACATCGTCGGTGGCGTCGGCTCGCCACCGAACGCCATGGCCATCAAGTAG